Proteins from a single region of Abyssalbus ytuae:
- the rpsA gene encoding 30S ribosomal protein S1 encodes MAETKTKSGTKETKNAPEATVKETVNPEEFLKNFNWHNYEEGIEQVEDAKLKEFEELVEKNFVDTADEEVVEGTVVHLTDREAIIDINAKSEGVISLNEFRYNPDLKIGDKVEVLIDVREDKTGQLVLSHRKARTIKAWDRVNAAHDSGEIVNGFVKCRTKGGMIVDVFGIEAFLPGSQIDVKPIRDYDQYVGKTMEFKVVKINHEFKNVVVSHKALIEADIEEQKKEIIGQLEKGQVLEGVVKNITSYGVFIDLGGVDGLIHITDLSWSRINHPNEVVELDQKLNVVILDFDDNKSRIQLGLKQLQKHPWDALGEEVKVGDKVKGKVVVIADYGAFIEVAEGVEGLIHVSEMSWSTHLRSAQDFVSVGDEVEAVILTLDREERKMSLGIKQLTPDPWTDITTKYPVGSRHTGVVRNFTNFGVFVELEEGIDGLIYISDLSWTKKIKHPSEFVNVGDKLEVEVLELDVEGRKLSLGHKQTTENPWDKYEQEFAVGTTHNAEITEIVDKGATINFNEDIVAFVPSRHLEKEDGKKLKKGESADFKIIEFNKEFKRVVASHTAIFRDEEEKNVKAASKNTSQVERTTLGDLDALAELKEKMEKNKK; translated from the coding sequence ATGGCTGAAACTAAAACAAAATCCGGAACAAAGGAAACTAAAAATGCTCCAGAAGCAACAGTTAAAGAAACAGTAAATCCGGAAGAATTTTTAAAAAACTTTAACTGGCACAATTATGAAGAAGGAATTGAGCAGGTTGAAGATGCCAAGTTAAAAGAGTTTGAAGAGCTTGTAGAAAAAAACTTTGTTGATACTGCAGATGAGGAAGTGGTAGAAGGTACAGTTGTTCATTTAACTGACAGAGAAGCTATTATTGATATCAATGCAAAATCCGAAGGGGTTATTTCTTTAAACGAATTTCGTTATAATCCTGATTTAAAAATCGGTGATAAAGTTGAAGTTCTTATTGATGTTCGTGAAGATAAAACCGGGCAATTAGTATTATCTCACAGAAAAGCAAGAACAATTAAAGCCTGGGATAGAGTGAATGCTGCTCACGATAGTGGGGAAATTGTTAACGGTTTTGTTAAGTGCAGAACAAAAGGAGGTATGATTGTTGACGTTTTTGGAATTGAAGCTTTCTTACCCGGCTCTCAAATCGATGTTAAACCAATCCGCGATTACGATCAGTATGTAGGTAAAACAATGGAGTTTAAAGTGGTTAAAATTAACCATGAATTTAAAAACGTTGTTGTATCTCATAAAGCTCTTATTGAAGCTGATATCGAAGAACAGAAAAAAGAAATTATCGGTCAACTAGAAAAAGGTCAGGTACTGGAAGGTGTAGTGAAAAATATTACCTCTTACGGTGTGTTCATTGACCTTGGTGGTGTTGACGGATTAATCCATATTACCGACCTTTCTTGGTCACGTATTAACCATCCTAACGAAGTGGTTGAATTAGATCAGAAATTGAATGTTGTTATCCTTGACTTTGATGATAACAAATCAAGAATTCAATTAGGTCTTAAACAATTACAAAAACATCCTTGGGATGCCTTAGGAGAAGAGGTGAAAGTAGGGGATAAGGTAAAAGGAAAAGTAGTTGTAATAGCTGACTACGGTGCATTTATTGAAGTTGCAGAAGGTGTTGAAGGATTAATTCACGTTTCTGAAATGTCATGGAGTACCCATTTACGTTCAGCTCAGGATTTTGTAAGTGTGGGTGATGAGGTTGAAGCAGTTATACTTACTTTAGACAGGGAAGAGCGTAAAATGTCTCTTGGTATCAAACAACTTACTCCCGATCCATGGACAGATATTACTACTAAATACCCTGTAGGTTCAAGACATACCGGTGTGGTTCGTAACTTTACAAACTTTGGTGTGTTTGTTGAATTAGAAGAAGGGATTGACGGATTAATTTATATTTCTGACCTTTCATGGACTAAGAAGATCAAACACCCATCAGAGTTTGTAAATGTTGGGGATAAGTTGGAAGTAGAGGTTCTTGAGCTTGATGTTGAAGGACGTAAATTAAGTTTAGGTCACAAACAAACTACTGAAAACCCTTGGGACAAATACGAGCAGGAATTTGCAGTAGGGACTACTCATAATGCTGAAATAACTGAAATCGTAGATAAAGGTGCTACTATTAATTTTAACGAAGACATAGTTGCATTTGTTCCTTCCCGTCATTTAGAAAAAGAAGATGGAAAAAAACTTAAAAAAGGTGAAAGCGCAGACTTTAAGATAATTGAATTCAATAAAGAATTCAAAAGAGTGGTTGCTTCTCATACTGCTATCTTCAGAGATGAGGAAGAAAAGAATGTTAAAGCAGCATCCAAAAATACTTCACAAGTTGAAAGAACAACTCTTGGAGATTTAGATGCTTTAGCAGAACTTAAAGAAAAAATGGAGAAGAATAAAAAATAA